In bacterium, a single window of DNA contains:
- a CDS encoding helix-turn-helix domain-containing protein, whose product MINIEWTEDEIKALNYERYHHPHPRVQRKMEALWLKSQGVPHKKIAQLTGVSVNVVAEYIKLYKEGGLKN is encoded by the coding sequence ATGATAAACATAGAGTGGACGGAAGATGAGATAAAAGCCTTGAATTATGAACGATATCATCATCCACATCCGAGGGTGCAACGCAAGATGGAAGCCTTATGGTTAAAGAGTCAAGGTGTGCCGCATAAAAAGATAGCCCAATTAACAGGTGTATCGGTAAATGTGGTCGCCGAATATATTAAACTATACAAAGAAGGGGGCTTGAAAAATTAA
- a CDS encoding helix-turn-helix domain-containing protein, whose product MHPIEHFCCQNPSCPNYNIRGKGNLSFRGWSGKGKRIRLIYCQSCGAHFSERKGTMLNYARLPAEVVISVMKHIQEGCGTRATSRLVGVDKNTVTRYARLAGDQAKKVHDELVVFSPSD is encoded by the coding sequence ATGCATCCAATAGAACATTTTTGTTGTCAGAATCCTTCTTGTCCGAATTACAATATTCGCGGTAAAGGAAATCTTTCTTTCCGTGGATGGAGTGGAAAAGGGAAACGGATTCGGCTGATTTATTGTCAGAGCTGCGGTGCTCATTTTTCGGAGCGAAAAGGAACAATGTTGAATTATGCACGATTGCCAGCAGAAGTGGTAATATCGGTGATGAAACATATTCAGGAGGGTTGTGGGACGCGTGCCACCAGCCGGTTGGTAGGAGTGGACAAAAACACAGTAACTCGATATGCACGATTAGCTGGAGATCAGGCTAAGAAGGTGCATGATGAATTAGTGGTTTTTTCCCCCTCAGACTAA
- a CDS encoding polysaccharide deacetylase family protein has protein sequence MDRPESLLDQHISTIEAYFREHPPATIKEAMEVLNKRTGIKRSEVRIGVFLKRAELKCRKVGMVPSNVKTLVDNGHTVGYHSHSHAILTTLEPNKSYCELRVSKEMIEKETGMACIAFSYPNGEMPDFREFHQDQLRELGYHLSFSQIPLFNDNHTNPYGLRRINVCQKMSLPVLEATLCGFKK, from the coding sequence TTGGACAGACCAGAAAGTTTATTAGACCAGCATATATCAACGATAGAAGCATATTTTAGAGAACACCCACCAGCGACGATTAAAGAGGCGATGGAAGTCCTAAATAAACGGACGGGGATAAAGCGGAGTGAAGTGCGAATAGGGGTATTTCTTAAGCGTGCAGAATTAAAGTGTCGCAAAGTAGGTATGGTGCCATCTAATGTGAAAACTCTGGTTGACAATGGTCATACGGTCGGATATCATTCCCACTCCCATGCGATATTGACAACCTTAGAGCCTAACAAGAGTTACTGTGAATTAAGGGTTTCAAAGGAGATGATTGAAAAAGAAACCGGAATGGCGTGCATTGCCTTTAGTTATCCGAATGGGGAAATGCCCGATTTCAGAGAATTTCATCAGGACCAACTAAGAGAATTAGGTTATCATCTATCTTTTTCCCAAATCCCATTGTTTAATGACAATCATACTAATCCTTATGGTTTGCGAAGAATAAATGTATGTCAGAAAATGTCCCTTCCGGTTTTGGAGGCAACTCTTTGTGGTTTCAAAAAATGA
- a CDS encoding phosphotransferase encodes MSENVPSGFGGNSLWFQKMTMKIKNLSKIHNMNLDPSDLGIEKDYIKKLSVELGIGKIETLHVRHYIEGWFSHVIKCEAKGSEGNKNIFIKIYKEDSIPMINDINQWVLEEYQNLNYWYERFIDSNQFFVPKPLLVIPERYLIITEEISGEGLGYLIRQGTCLFTSSIKYDNLIVQVRNVGAWLRYFQSLSSLNDRRFSVDEFIQYCNVRLRILTEERANWFPARYKEQILSFFEKHRNDLSEKELRVSICHSDFNPSNIIVNGQQVAVFDFGESQIDSSYLDITRLYHQFYLMTFKPYFRKKYLISLQKALLEGFEEASVERLLIFRFLLIRHTITHLVTITRFWKFPIYEKLYNFWVLQKELSLLDHLLT; translated from the coding sequence ATGTCAGAAAATGTCCCTTCCGGTTTTGGAGGCAACTCTTTGTGGTTTCAAAAAATGACGATGAAAATAAAAAACTTATCTAAGATACATAATATGAACTTAGATCCTTCAGATCTCGGCATAGAGAAGGATTACATCAAAAAGCTGTCCGTAGAATTAGGAATAGGTAAAATAGAAACTCTTCATGTCCGTCACTACATTGAGGGATGGTTTTCTCATGTTATAAAATGTGAAGCTAAGGGTTCGGAAGGGAACAAAAATATTTTTATCAAAATTTATAAAGAGGACAGCATTCCCATGATTAATGATATAAATCAATGGGTGCTCGAGGAATATCAAAACTTAAACTATTGGTATGAACGATTTATTGACTCAAATCAATTTTTTGTTCCGAAACCTTTATTAGTAATCCCTGAAAGATATTTAATCATTACAGAAGAAATTTCCGGCGAAGGGTTAGGGTATTTGATAAGACAAGGAACTTGTTTGTTTACCTCTTCAATAAAATATGACAACTTAATAGTTCAGGTTCGGAATGTGGGTGCATGGTTACGATATTTTCAATCATTATCATCCCTAAATGACCGAAGATTCTCGGTTGACGAATTTATTCAATATTGTAATGTTCGGCTGAGGATATTAACTGAAGAACGAGCTAACTGGTTTCCAGCTCGTTATAAAGAACAGATATTAAGTTTTTTTGAAAAACATAGAAATGATTTAAGCGAAAAAGAACTCCGGGTGAGTATTTGTCATTCCGATTTTAATCCAAGTAACATCATTGTAAATGGTCAACAGGTTGCTGTTTTTGATTTTGGGGAGTCCCAGATAGATTCTTCTTATTTAGATATAACGCGTTTATACCACCAATTTTATCTGATGACATTTAAGCCCTACTTTCGGAAAAAATATCTTATTTCTTTGCAAAAAGCGCTCCTGGAGGGTTTTGAGGAAGCGAGTGTGGAAAGATTATTGATTTTTAGATTTCTTTTGATTCGTCACACTATTACCCATTTAGTTACCATCACTAGATTTTGGAAATTTCCCATATACGAGAAGCTCTATAATTTTTGGGTATTGCAGAAAGAATTATCATTGTTAGATCACCTATTAACTTAG